In Desulfovibrio sp. UCD-KL4C, a single genomic region encodes these proteins:
- a CDS encoding sulfite exporter TauE/SafE family protein, which produces MISTLLIFIILGAIAGLLAGLLGIGGGLVIVPILYFALPPLGVSEAQLMHVALGTSLATIIFTSISSMRAHNSRGAIRWDIFKRITPGILIGTFLGSCFASYLNTNVLKVIFVIFLYYVASQMLLGLKPKASRQVPEKWGLIGAGGAIGAMSSLVGIGGGTLSVPFLTMCNIQIHTAIGTAAAIGLPLALAGTAGYIWTGIGVQGLPSWSIGYVFLPALIGIVCTSMLTAPYGAKLAHSLPVAKLKMIFAILLFLVATKMLISLF; this is translated from the coding sequence ATGATTTCAACATTGTTAATTTTTATAATTCTGGGAGCAATTGCCGGACTACTTGCCGGACTTCTGGGTATAGGCGGCGGACTGGTCATCGTTCCTATTTTATATTTTGCTCTTCCACCGCTTGGCGTATCGGAAGCACAACTTATGCATGTGGCCCTCGGCACTTCACTTGCGACGATTATTTTCACATCTATTTCCAGCATGCGGGCTCATAATTCACGCGGAGCTATCCGCTGGGATATTTTTAAAAGAATCACTCCCGGGATTTTAATCGGAACCTTTTTAGGTTCATGTTTTGCCTCATATTTAAATACAAACGTTCTTAAAGTAATCTTCGTTATCTTCCTCTACTACGTAGCTTCACAGATGCTTTTAGGACTTAAACCAAAAGCATCACGCCAAGTTCCGGAAAAATGGGGATTAATAGGAGCAGGAGGAGCAATCGGCGCAATGTCCAGCCTAGTCGGAATCGGTGGAGGAACACTTTCAGTACCGTTTCTAACCATGTGCAATATTCAGATTCATACTGCAATCGGAACCGCGGCAGCAATAGGACTTCCACTTGCTCTGGCCGGAACCGCCGGATACATCTGGACAGGAATCGGGGTTCAAGGATTACCAAGTTGGTCCATAGGATATGTATTCCTTCCAGCACTGATCGGAATCGTTTGTACAAGCATGCTCACTGCTCCATATGGCGCAAAACTTGCTCACAGCCTGCCTGTTGCAAAGCTTAAAATGATTTTTGCCATTCTACTTTTCTTAGTAGCAACCAAAATGTTGATCAGTCTTTTTTAA
- a CDS encoding alpha-hydroxy-acid oxidizing protein, giving the protein MKSVRDNARELMKGFCKVCPVCNGNACVGEVPGMGGLGTSSSFKNNVNALAKLKLNMRTIHEVSEPDTSVNIMGMKLDIPVIAAPIGGISFNMGGKIEELDYISSKLKACAAKGIIGCTGDGVPDFIHQSGFTAIEEVKGHGIPFIKPWEDEELFMKLEKAEKTGAKIIGMDIDAAGLITLKKMGRPVTPKSVKKLRTIIESVNADFILKGIMTPDEAKMAIDAGAKGIVISNHGGRVLDCCPGSAEVLYEISKAVAGQCCVMADGGVRTGIDVFKMLALGADAVMIGRPFSIATIGGLQEGAEKYIDQLKSELTQAMVLTGTEKADSAAFSALYS; this is encoded by the coding sequence ATGAAATCAGTTCGCGATAACGCCAGAGAATTAATGAAAGGTTTTTGTAAAGTCTGTCCAGTTTGCAACGGTAATGCCTGCGTAGGTGAAGTACCGGGTATGGGCGGACTCGGCACATCCTCAAGTTTTAAAAACAATGTTAACGCGCTTGCAAAACTTAAACTTAACATGCGTACCATTCACGAAGTAAGTGAACCGGATACCAGCGTTAATATTATGGGTATGAAACTGGATATTCCTGTTATCGCTGCTCCTATCGGTGGCATTTCATTTAACATGGGTGGAAAAATTGAAGAACTGGATTACATTTCTTCCAAGCTTAAAGCTTGCGCAGCCAAAGGAATAATCGGTTGTACTGGTGACGGCGTACCTGACTTTATTCACCAAAGCGGATTTACTGCTATTGAAGAAGTCAAAGGACACGGAATTCCTTTCATTAAACCTTGGGAAGACGAAGAACTGTTTATGAAGCTTGAAAAAGCTGAAAAAACAGGTGCTAAAATCATCGGTATGGATATCGATGCAGCCGGACTCATCACTCTGAAAAAAATGGGCCGTCCGGTTACTCCTAAATCTGTTAAAAAGCTTCGCACCATAATTGAATCCGTCAATGCGGACTTCATTCTTAAAGGAATTATGACTCCTGATGAAGCTAAAATGGCTATTGATGCCGGAGCAAAAGGTATCGTTATATCCAATCACGGAGGACGCGTTCTTGACTGCTGCCCTGGTTCTGCCGAAGTTTTATATGAAATATCAAAAGCAGTTGCTGGACAGTGCTGTGTTATGGCAGATGGCGGAGTAAGAACAGGAATTGATGTATTCAAAATGCTTGCACTCGGAGCCGATGCTGTCATGATAGGCCGCCCTTTCTCAATAGCAACTATTGGCGGATTACAGGAAGGAGCAGAAAAATACATTGATCAGTTAAAATCTGAGCTAACTCAGGCAATGGTTTTAACCGGAACGGAAAAAGCTGATTCTGCTGCATTTTCAGCATTATATAGTTAA
- a CDS encoding RNB domain-containing ribonuclease, with the protein MSLFNDGRYVAPGNIVEFMHGNQPQLAFVMEEQSGKLKLYTINKRETKMPAARVLPWTGPQYSVNSTRQEMLDLMLSHQEKRGEIQAGLDIMEIWDLAQGELEKAQLSWFAGLLWEAPDSDQISAIGRAMLAAKTHFKFQPPEFIIYTQDKVEQRLQQQAEEKQFEEAMTAGQNLFKKIWNARESGSTISKAQIPDMSDETIEYLKTFLHERIAGINDEKSHKMWIALKKGLPDHPHLALVLAQGWGIVYPHHNFLFDEADYTHDNSWSADHTEEITRLVKAVETKAAEPYPLPMRSIDSATTRDIDDAFNLKKNNDGGYTLTIALARPCMDWDFGGKLNQAVLNRGTSIYLPEGTSHMLPEELGIGAFSLFSGEVRPALITTFELDATGDLISVSPKTGWVKITDNSTYVAVEQMLEDGTDEEMALAFELSEKLISHRIKNGAVVIRKPEPEISLTGWPEKVSVNISSKDDTTKADQIISEFMILANSGLGRFAEEHEFPLLYRTQDIVLPSDLRGIVTQPHEIFKRVRHMAPPHMETTPKKHATLAVKGYSPISSPLRRYADFINMAQMCTYLQTEHPLWTSDELTTLADTLQSRLQAVIKIQRFRPRYWKLLYLAQNKKQWQSAAVVDDNGPLTSLAMPEIQINVRVPRPMLGDKLYPGQLFQIRFNKIDPLTNEIRVVEALEE; encoded by the coding sequence ATGTCCCTATTCAATGACGGGCGTTATGTCGCACCCGGAAATATTGTAGAGTTTATGCACGGCAACCAGCCACAACTTGCATTTGTAATGGAAGAACAGTCTGGTAAACTTAAACTCTACACCATTAATAAAAGAGAAACTAAAATGCCTGCGGCCCGGGTTCTGCCATGGACCGGCCCTCAATACTCCGTGAACTCAACTCGTCAGGAAATGCTAGATTTGATGCTAAGCCATCAAGAAAAGCGCGGTGAAATCCAGGCTGGGCTTGATATTATGGAAATATGGGATCTTGCACAGGGTGAACTTGAAAAAGCCCAACTCTCGTGGTTTGCGGGCTTATTATGGGAAGCACCTGACTCTGATCAAATTTCCGCGATAGGGCGAGCTATGCTTGCGGCAAAAACTCATTTCAAATTTCAGCCGCCTGAGTTTATTATTTATACCCAAGATAAAGTTGAACAGCGTTTACAACAGCAGGCAGAAGAAAAGCAGTTCGAAGAAGCGATGACGGCCGGACAGAATCTTTTCAAAAAAATCTGGAACGCACGTGAATCCGGCAGCACTATAAGCAAAGCCCAAATTCCAGATATGTCTGATGAAACAATTGAATATTTAAAAACTTTTCTTCATGAACGTATAGCGGGAATTAACGACGAAAAATCTCACAAAATGTGGATTGCTTTAAAAAAAGGACTTCCAGACCATCCTCATCTGGCCTTAGTGCTGGCCCAAGGATGGGGAATTGTATACCCGCACCATAATTTCTTGTTTGATGAAGCAGACTATACTCATGATAACAGCTGGTCCGCCGACCATACTGAAGAAATAACTAGACTAGTCAAAGCTGTAGAAACAAAAGCCGCAGAACCGTATCCTCTGCCAATGCGCAGCATAGATTCAGCAACAACACGCGACATTGACGATGCTTTTAATCTTAAAAAGAATAATGACGGTGGATATACTCTGACAATAGCTCTGGCCCGCCCGTGCATGGACTGGGATTTCGGAGGCAAACTCAATCAGGCTGTCCTTAACAGAGGAACCAGCATATATCTTCCGGAAGGAACCAGTCACATGCTCCCTGAAGAGCTTGGTATAGGTGCCTTCAGCCTATTTTCAGGAGAAGTTCGCCCTGCTCTAATTACAACTTTTGAACTGGACGCCACGGGTGATTTAATATCAGTTTCTCCTAAAACAGGATGGGTAAAAATAACTGACAACAGCACATATGTTGCTGTTGAGCAAATGCTTGAAGACGGCACTGATGAAGAAATGGCCTTAGCTTTTGAGCTGTCTGAAAAACTTATTTCTCACAGAATTAAAAACGGCGCAGTTGTAATTCGTAAACCTGAGCCTGAAATCTCACTCACCGGTTGGCCTGAAAAAGTTTCTGTAAATATAAGCTCAAAAGACGATACGACTAAAGCAGATCAGATTATCAGTGAATTTATGATTCTGGCAAACTCAGGGCTTGGAAGATTTGCTGAAGAACATGAATTTCCGCTTCTCTACAGAACTCAAGATATTGTACTCCCCTCTGATTTAAGAGGAATTGTGACGCAGCCGCACGAAATTTTCAAACGAGTCAGGCACATGGCTCCTCCGCATATGGAGACTACACCCAAAAAACATGCTACGCTTGCGGTTAAAGGATACAGTCCCATTTCATCACCGCTCAGAAGATATGCGGATTTCATAAATATGGCGCAAATGTGCACCTATTTACAAACGGAGCACCCTCTTTGGACCAGTGATGAACTGACTACTCTGGCTGACACACTGCAAAGCAGGCTGCAGGCTGTCATTAAGATTCAGAGATTCAGACCAAGGTATTGGAAACTTCTTTACCTCGCACAAAACAAGAAACAATGGCAGTCTGCCGCTGTTGTTGATGATAACGGTCCCCTGACATCTCTTGCTATGCCTGAAATTCAGATTAATGTAAGAGTTCCGCGGCCCATGCTTGGAGATAAACTTTATCCCGGACAATTATTTCAAATCAGATTCAACAAAATTGATCCGCTTACAAATGAGATCAGAGTAGTTGAAGCTTTGGAAGAATAG
- a CDS encoding adenylosuccinate synthase, whose protein sequence is MSNTVIIGTQWGDEGKGKIVDMLAREAGAIVRFQGGNNAGHTLVVAGEQCILHLIPSGILHPGKKCLIGNGVVLDPEVFLEEIDGLSAKGIDVSPDRLMISKKTQIIMAYHKQIDNCRESFKSDESKIGTTGRGIGPCYEDKMNRIGIRAADLADPELLRAKIVDGLVEKNVLFEKLFNAEPLDPEKVFQEILPVAERIKPYLGDVSSVIQDVNKDGGIVLFEGAQGIHLDIDHGTYPFVTSSNTVAGNAAAGAGCGPRCLERIVGILKAYTTRVGSGPFATELSDETGNTLQTNGHEFGATTGRKRRCGWIDLVIIRETARLCDLTEFALTKLDVLSGLKEIKLCVGYEYRGEVISYPPQEQNGMAHVKPVYETMPGWDEDITGARTYEDLPEAAKKYIGRIEEITSVKVGIVSVGPDREQTIVR, encoded by the coding sequence ATGTCGAACACGGTAATTATTGGAACCCAATGGGGCGATGAAGGCAAGGGTAAAATCGTTGACATGCTCGCAAGAGAAGCAGGCGCGATTGTTCGCTTTCAGGGCGGAAACAATGCGGGGCATACTCTCGTTGTCGCGGGTGAACAATGTATCCTGCATCTTATCCCTTCCGGAATTTTACATCCCGGAAAGAAATGTCTCATCGGGAACGGAGTCGTTTTAGACCCCGAAGTTTTCCTTGAAGAAATCGACGGCCTTAGCGCTAAGGGAATTGATGTTTCTCCTGATCGTTTGATGATCAGTAAAAAAACTCAGATTATCATGGCTTACCATAAGCAGATTGATAATTGTAGAGAGTCTTTCAAGTCTGATGAAAGCAAAATTGGAACTACAGGTCGTGGTATCGGTCCTTGCTACGAAGACAAAATGAACCGCATAGGCATCCGCGCTGCTGATTTGGCTGATCCAGAACTTCTGCGTGCAAAAATAGTAGACGGTCTTGTTGAAAAGAATGTTTTGTTTGAAAAACTTTTCAATGCAGAACCTCTTGATCCGGAAAAAGTATTTCAGGAGATTCTTCCTGTCGCTGAAAGAATAAAACCTTATCTTGGAGATGTTTCTTCCGTTATTCAGGATGTAAACAAAGATGGTGGTATTGTTCTTTTTGAAGGTGCACAGGGAATTCATCTGGATATCGATCACGGAACATATCCGTTTGTTACTTCATCCAACACTGTTGCAGGTAATGCTGCCGCTGGTGCAGGTTGCGGACCTCGCTGTCTTGAACGCATTGTAGGTATTCTCAAAGCTTACACAACAAGAGTTGGTAGCGGGCCTTTTGCTACAGAACTTTCTGATGAAACTGGCAATACTTTGCAGACAAACGGACATGAATTTGGTGCAACGACCGGTAGAAAACGTCGTTGCGGTTGGATTGACCTTGTCATCATCCGTGAAACAGCACGTCTTTGTGATCTCACTGAATTTGCTCTTACTAAATTGGATGTTTTGTCCGGTCTTAAAGAGATTAAACTCTGTGTAGGGTATGAGTATCGCGGTGAAGTGATTTCTTATCCTCCTCAGGAACAGAACGGTATGGCACATGTCAAACCAGTTTATGAAACTATGCCCGGCTGGGACGAAGATATCACAGGTGCTCGCACTTATGAGGATCTTCCTGAAGCTGCTAAAAAATATATTGGACGTATTGAAGAAATTACCAGTGTTAAAGTCGGAATCGTTTCTGTCGGTCCTGACAGAGAACAGACTATAGTACGTTAA
- a CDS encoding FadR/GntR family transcriptional regulator: MQNPVYESVTKQIMELIKSGELQQGDKLPSERSLAEKFKVSRSSVREAIKVLTHKNLVESKRGDGTYICDRIDADIIKAFTEVFADQKKRLSDIFQFRKIIEPQIAALAAISIDDDTLNRMKVIVCNQEIKIRSGKDTSKLDEQFHREIAIASGNSIFTDMMEALSKIMEESRSQPLQNTKRVEKSMKAHFDLLKAFERHDSELAKKIMRQHIEDVESTATDSDLLKKD; encoded by the coding sequence ATGCAAAATCCGGTTTATGAATCCGTGACAAAACAAATCATGGAACTGATTAAGTCCGGTGAATTGCAGCAAGGTGATAAACTTCCTTCTGAACGAAGCTTGGCTGAAAAATTTAAAGTTTCACGCAGTTCAGTTCGTGAGGCTATAAAAGTTCTAACGCATAAAAACTTAGTTGAAAGTAAACGAGGTGATGGAACATACATTTGCGACCGAATAGACGCAGATATTATTAAAGCATTTACTGAAGTGTTTGCAGATCAAAAAAAACGACTGAGTGATATTTTTCAGTTCAGAAAAATAATTGAGCCTCAGATTGCAGCTTTAGCTGCTATTTCGATTGATGATGATACTCTGAACAGAATGAAAGTAATTGTCTGCAATCAGGAAATAAAAATCAGGTCAGGAAAAGATACCAGCAAACTGGATGAACAGTTCCATCGCGAAATTGCAATAGCGAGCGGCAACAGCATTTTCACAGACATGATGGAAGCTTTAAGTAAAATAATGGAAGAAAGCCGCTCGCAGCCGTTACAAAACACAAAGCGAGTTGAAAAATCCATGAAGGCTCACTTTGATCTTTTAAAAGCGTTTGAAAGGCACGATTCCGAGTTGGCAAAAAAAATAATGAGACAACATATTGAAGATGTTGAATCTACTGCTACTGACTCTGACTTACTCAAAAAAGACTAA
- the plsY gene encoding glycerol-3-phosphate 1-O-acyltransferase PlsY — MLWIFWLVFAYFLGSLPFGLLVAKISCGIDPRTHGSKNTGATNVARLCGFKYGVAALILDISKGFIPVLMAAQYSHNWMFLSLVALSAVVGHVFSIFLDMRGGKAVATTIGAFLVLAPAATLWSVVFCIIVIMLSGYVSMGSLTLAVSLPVMALLTGNFGCILLGCILTVLLFWTHRENIRRLAIGEENSWKKK; from the coding sequence ATGCTCTGGATATTCTGGTTAGTCTTCGCTTATTTCCTGGGTTCTCTCCCCTTCGGCCTGTTGGTTGCCAAGATAAGCTGTGGTATCGACCCTCGCACGCACGGAAGTAAAAATACAGGAGCTACAAACGTAGCTCGTTTATGCGGATTTAAGTACGGAGTCGCGGCTCTGATATTAGATATTTCTAAAGGATTTATCCCTGTTCTTATGGCAGCACAATACAGCCACAACTGGATGTTTTTATCTCTGGTTGCCTTATCCGCAGTTGTAGGTCACGTTTTCTCTATCTTTTTGGATATGCGAGGCGGTAAAGCCGTTGCAACGACAATCGGAGCCTTCTTAGTTCTTGCTCCAGCGGCAACCCTTTGGTCGGTAGTTTTCTGCATAATCGTAATTATGCTTTCCGGCTATGTTTCAATGGGATCATTGACTCTTGCTGTATCATTACCTGTCATGGCCTTACTCACCGGAAATTTTGGATGTATCCTGCTGGGATGTATTCTCACAGTACTTTTATTCTGGACTCACAGAGAAAATATTCGCCGCCTTGCTATAGGTGAAGAAAACTCATGGAAGAAAAAATAG
- a CDS encoding transglycosylase SLT domain-containing protein produces MYLACLFVVATLYFFKYDIPLPTFIRVAAVDIERNFPQLSPWGPGFDRELLDGFSDYANVTLLITPYPTHNKAFEALETGKADLMLASGFNPEDYNKYNPIKAGPIYESSPALLLHNIRRFELRTPFELCDQAVFTPNNPDLIKTFKRLSKEILCTPTLVTGDTANHLAPLLELATDKNFRFHLVEAGAFKPLQPFLHQLRVTDSFGDDLEYRWYWRDDVEGLTDKCEDYWNLITTNGTLENKRELYFGFFPDETDFYTLYSLRNDIKNRLPYYQKYIIVAAKKYDIDPLLLTAVMYQESRFNPLARSKTGVEGLMQLTLDTVNLMGISSRLDPKQSITAGAKYLKYLWDKLDSRNVHGWDRWFFTLAAYNQGLGHVYDAIDIAKYVGKQPGTWRSLKQIFPLLTMPKYNSLTRYGYTRGYEAVDYVDSIRYYYYIMKGLAVLPGPEAKYLAPFTVGVPAVNP; encoded by the coding sequence GTGTATTTAGCGTGCTTATTTGTCGTAGCAACTTTATATTTTTTTAAATATGACATCCCGCTTCCAACCTTCATCCGCGTTGCAGCTGTAGACATTGAACGCAACTTTCCACAACTTTCACCCTGGGGGCCTGGCTTTGACCGAGAACTCCTTGATGGATTCAGCGATTACGCCAATGTAACACTTTTAATAACACCCTACCCCACGCACAACAAGGCTTTTGAGGCTCTAGAAACCGGAAAAGCTGATCTGATGCTTGCAAGCGGTTTTAACCCAGAAGATTACAACAAATATAATCCTATTAAAGCCGGCCCAATATATGAATCCAGTCCTGCATTGCTATTGCATAATATCCGAAGATTTGAACTCAGAACGCCTTTCGAATTATGCGATCAAGCGGTTTTTACCCCTAACAATCCTGACCTTATAAAAACTTTCAAAAGACTTTCAAAAGAAATTCTCTGTACACCAACCCTTGTTACCGGTGACACGGCCAATCACTTAGCCCCCCTACTTGAACTGGCAACGGATAAAAATTTTAGATTCCATTTGGTTGAAGCAGGCGCTTTTAAACCCCTGCAACCTTTTTTACACCAACTAAGGGTAACTGACAGCTTCGGAGATGACCTGGAATACAGATGGTACTGGCGCGACGATGTAGAAGGTTTAACCGATAAATGTGAAGATTATTGGAATCTCATTACAACAAACGGAACTCTTGAAAATAAGCGGGAACTATACTTCGGCTTTTTTCCAGATGAAACGGATTTCTATACCCTATACTCATTACGCAATGACATAAAAAATCGGCTTCCTTACTATCAAAAGTATATAATAGTCGCTGCAAAAAAATATGACATTGACCCATTACTACTGACTGCAGTAATGTATCAGGAATCGCGGTTTAATCCGCTTGCCAGAAGTAAAACAGGTGTTGAAGGATTAATGCAGTTAACTTTAGATACAGTTAACCTGATGGGAATAAGCAGTAGGCTTGACCCCAAACAGTCAATTACTGCCGGGGCCAAGTACTTAAAATACCTATGGGATAAATTGGACAGTCGCAATGTTCATGGGTGGGACCGCTGGTTCTTCACTCTCGCAGCTTATAATCAGGGCTTAGGACACGTTTATGATGCGATTGATATCGCAAAATATGTAGGGAAACAACCTGGAACATGGAGATCTTTAAAGCAGATATTTCCACTGCTGACCATGCCTAAGTATAATTCCCTGACTCGCTATGGTTACACCCGAGGATACGAGGCCGTCGATTACGTCGACAGCATCCGCTACTATTACTATATAATGAAAGGACTAGCTGTCCTTCCTGGGCCCGAAGCTAAGTATCTTGCACCTTTTACTGTCGGAGTCCCTGCCGTCAACCCCTGA
- a CDS encoding DNA polymerase III subunit delta', which yields MFTGIKETASRQKIVLPRFAKLALQPPQCLLIEGGSAEDRLDMARYWACLLNCESEGTPCGNCKPCLQIADNAFNDFLIIDRVDEDGVEKQDIPVDNVRKYFSVWGQPPHGRGTRVTVVEEAQHLNGNSANALLKTLEEPRPGNVFVLTAPQRERLLGTLVSRSWVITLAWPTETQNSPEVSDWVNGMLGFWRSGQGWFARTSAKGALDKEQALKVIIGCQRELRNALKDPQLTSAANALSGLFDPKGLRRLDLILGKAQENLNYNVNPALVLDWVCTAAMPRRKR from the coding sequence ATGTTTACAGGTATTAAAGAGACTGCTTCGCGGCAGAAAATAGTTCTGCCCAGATTTGCCAAACTGGCTTTGCAGCCTCCTCAGTGCCTGCTTATTGAAGGTGGTTCAGCTGAAGACAGGCTCGATATGGCTCGTTATTGGGCTTGTCTGCTAAATTGTGAAAGCGAGGGGACTCCCTGTGGCAATTGCAAGCCATGTCTGCAAATAGCTGATAATGCTTTTAATGATTTCCTGATTATTGACCGTGTTGATGAAGACGGTGTCGAAAAACAGGATATTCCAGTAGATAATGTTCGCAAGTATTTCTCGGTCTGGGGCCAACCGCCCCATGGCCGGGGAACTCGCGTTACCGTAGTTGAGGAAGCTCAGCACTTAAACGGTAATTCTGCCAATGCTCTTCTTAAAACTCTCGAAGAACCACGTCCCGGAAATGTTTTTGTACTTACTGCTCCTCAGCGGGAGAGGTTGCTTGGAACTTTAGTCTCGCGCAGTTGGGTTATTACTCTTGCGTGGCCGACTGAAACTCAGAACAGCCCCGAAGTTTCCGACTGGGTAAATGGTATGCTAGGATTCTGGCGTTCCGGTCAGGGATGGTTTGCAAGAACTTCCGCAAAGGGTGCTCTTGATAAAGAACAGGCTCTCAAAGTCATAATAGGCTGCCAGCGTGAACTTCGTAATGCCCTCAAAGATCCACAATTAACGTCTGCAGCTAACGCTCTTTCCGGACTTTTCGATCCCAAAGGATTACGAAGGCTTGATCTGATTCTCGGCAAGGCTCAGGAAAATCTGAACTATAATGTAAATCCGGCATTAGTTCTCGACTGGGTTTGCACTGCAGCAATGCCTCGCAGAAAAAGATAG
- a CDS encoding IMP cyclohydrolase, protein MSDLKKMYNTLSQDPFPADMTVRLGEQELTFKKRTWEIEGETKGLRYGENPDQPAALYELVSGGLEFDGVKFRGEGQGLVSALTEEHMLQAGKHPGKTNLTDVDNALNILQYLTAKPAAIILKHNNPCGASWSEKGVGTALRNAFQSDRIAAFGGAIIVNRPLTMEAVEIIDGAYFEVVAAPSFEEGTLEILKKRKNLRILQIPGIMDLDKLVGQPFLDIKSLMDGGMVLQFSFRNRILNAEDFIPAVAEKEGSSYTARTPTKKEADDLLFAWAIESGVTSNSVIFARDGVTTAIGTGEQDRVGCVELAVNKARTKYADLLAFEKFKMSIFELKLKAMKDEQAAEDLAEIEKKAVEARGGLIGSVLVSDGFFPFRDGVDLCMAQGITAIAQPGGSIRDHEVIQAVNESTPQVAMVFTGQRSFKH, encoded by the coding sequence ATGAGCGATCTAAAAAAAATGTACAATACCCTCTCACAGGACCCTTTTCCAGCGGATATGACAGTTCGTTTAGGAGAACAGGAATTAACCTTCAAAAAAAGGACCTGGGAAATCGAAGGGGAAACTAAGGGCCTGCGTTACGGTGAAAACCCCGACCAGCCTGCAGCTTTATATGAATTAGTTTCCGGCGGATTAGAATTCGACGGTGTTAAATTCCGCGGAGAAGGACAGGGACTCGTTTCTGCTCTGACCGAAGAACACATGCTACAGGCAGGCAAACATCCGGGAAAAACAAATCTTACCGATGTTGATAATGCTTTGAACATTCTGCAGTATCTTACCGCTAAGCCTGCAGCGATTATTTTAAAACATAATAACCCTTGCGGCGCATCTTGGTCTGAAAAAGGTGTAGGAACCGCACTTAGAAATGCATTTCAGTCTGACCGTATAGCAGCTTTCGGCGGAGCAATTATAGTCAACCGCCCCCTCACAATGGAAGCTGTAGAAATAATTGACGGCGCATATTTTGAAGTTGTCGCCGCCCCGTCTTTTGAAGAAGGCACACTCGAAATTTTGAAGAAGCGCAAAAACCTACGCATCCTGCAGATTCCAGGAATCATGGACCTTGATAAACTCGTAGGCCAACCATTCCTCGACATCAAATCTCTGATGGACGGCGGTATGGTTTTACAATTCTCATTCCGCAACAGAATCCTCAACGCAGAAGACTTCATTCCTGCTGTGGCCGAAAAGGAAGGTTCAAGCTACACAGCTCGTACTCCTACTAAGAAAGAAGCTGACGATCTGCTTTTTGCATGGGCTATTGAATCAGGAGTCACTTCCAACTCTGTCATTTTCGCGCGTGACGGTGTTACAACCGCCATCGGCACAGGTGAACAGGACCGCGTAGGCTGTGTTGAGCTAGCTGTAAACAAAGCACGCACAAAATATGCTGACCTTTTAGCTTTTGAAAAATTCAAAATGTCTATTTTTGAACTCAAATTAAAAGCGATGAAAGATGAACAGGCAGCAGAAGATCTTGCAGAAATAGAAAAAAAAGCAGTTGAAGCAAGAGGCGGGCTCATAGGATCTGTACTTGTTTCTGACGGTTTCTTCCCCTTCCGCGACGGTGTGGACCTCTGCATGGCACAAGGCATAACCGCTATAGCTCAGCCTGGCGGTTCCATTAGAGACCACGAAGTGATTCAAGCTGTTAACGAATCCACCCCGCAGGTTGCAATGGTATTTACCGGACAACGCTCCTTCAAACATTAA